GTCATCTTGGAGCTGGATACGCTTGGTGGTGGATACAAATGACATGTTGTTCAATAACTGTTAGAGTCTGTCTTTGGGTCTAGAGTATAACTGAGAGTGTCGATTTGGTTACAGCAAACGGGTTTGATATCTTTTTAAATAACTGAGTTGttctggtgatgaagtcatGATATAACCGACACGGCTCGGATATATCAGACGCTATTAGTCAGTAATGACACTTCCGTAAGACTACGGCAATTGCATGCTTTACATAACGTTAATGTTAAAATTCTTCTTACAAATAGGAAGAGAGGCTTAAACTGTCCCAAATACAGTCAAGGAAGTTTCATACTGTTCAGGGTAGAGGTGAAGATCCTGATCgactgataagataagagatATCCGATAACGATAAGCAGGGCCAACGCGTCAACGCGCTCCCTTCAAAACCAAGTCACGCAGCTCCAATTCCAGCCATTGACTCATTGGACCACAATTGGCTGTTGCGTCGGCCCATTTCACGCCAAGTCACGAGTTACCGCGTTCGACTCGTGGTGCCATCATTCGACCTGTTCTACTAATCAACGCGTGAGGACCGTGTTTCTGGAAACATGGCCAGAGCTTTTGGGGCAAAAAGTGTGGCCATTCTCTGAGGTTTCGTCAGAGTCACACCAGTCTTCGGTGATATGACGGTGGTTTGATGGCAAAGACGCGATATAGAGACGCGTTGAATGTAAACAATGTAGAGTATTAAATAATGATTGAACCGCGAGAACAGTTTACAGGTCGATCTTGCATATCGCGTCAAGATCGCATACAGTTTTATGCACCAACTGCACCTCTAATTGCTCGATTACATCCCAGACTTCAACCATGTCTTCCAACATTGGCCTTGTAGACGAGTATCTCGCCAAAGGAACATGGAAGACCGCAGAAAACGCCAACTCAACCTACTCCCACCAAGGTCTCATGCAATACGTCTCCAACCAAATCATCTCTCAATACTGGCTCGAAAAGATCTATACCGAAGAAATCCGACAATATGACCACGAGAATCGCTTCCATATCCATGATCTCGGCTTTCTAAGCGCGTATTGCTCTGGCTGGAGCATTGAAGATATTCTCCTCCAAGGTTTTGGTGGCGTTGAGAATAAAATCCAGTGTCGGCCTGCTAAACATCTCAACACCGCGCTCAATCAGATCGTCAATTTTCTGTTTACGCTACAAGGTGAACTTGCTGGTGCTCAGGCCTTGTCTAGCTTTGACACGTACCTTGCACCATTCATCCGCAGCGATAACCTGTCTTACACCGATGTCTTCAAATATGTCCAAAGTTTCGTTTACTCCCTCAACGTCCCGACCCGAAGCGGTTTCCAAGCTCCATTCACAAATCTCTCGCTCGATCTGATCTGTCCGAAGCGATTGGGCGATCAATGCGTTATCATTGGCGGCGAGTTACGAACCGATTGGGTATACAGTGACTTCCAGGAAGAGATGGATTTACTCAACAAGGCATTTGCTGAAGTCATGATGCAAGGCGATGGAAACGGCAATATCTTTTCTTTCCCCATCCCGACTTATAACGTTTCTGATGGGATTGATTGGGAATCTCCTCGGTGGCAGTCTATTTGGGAGATGACGGCCAAGTATGGTGTTCCATACTTtgccaacttcatcaacagTGATCTCGATCCTGAGGACTTTCGGTCCATGTGTTGTCGATTGAGGCTTGATCTCAGTAAACTTCACTGCAGAGTTGGAGGCCAGTATGGTGCAAGTCCATTGACTGGCTCCGTTGGAGTTGTCACGATTAATCTGCCCAATCTGGCATACCGTTCTAATGGTTCGAAGGAGACGTTCATGGCAGAGTTGACCAGCACGTTAAGAGTGGCCAAGGACTCTTTGGAGATTAAGCGGAAGCTTGTGGACGAGAATTCGACGCTTTATCCCTATGCTGCTCACTACCTGTCAGCTACCAAGCATCGCACGGGTTCATACTGGACCAATCACTTCAGCACGATTGGAGTCAACGGGATGAATGAAGCACTCGTGGATCTTCTCGGCCAAGGTATCGGCGAGCGAAAAGACTTTGCCCTTGAAGTTCTTGAGTTAATCAAAGACCAACTCCAAGAGTTCCAGAGAGAAACAGGTAACCTGTACAATCTCGAAGCTAGTCCGGCAGAGAGCACATGCTACAAGTTTGCCAAGCGAGACAAGGAACTCTTCCCTGATAAGGAGATTCCTACTTACTACACTAACTCCACGATGCTCCCCGTTGACACGACGGAGGATCTCTTTGAGGCTATGGGTCATCAGGAGGCACTTCAGTGTTCTTACACTGGTGGTACTGTCTTTCATGCCTTTCTCGGTGAACAGTTGCCGAGTTGGAAGTTGGCTAGAGACTTGATCAAGACTCTCACTGCGCGCTTTCGCATTCCGTACATCACACTCACTCCAACGTTCAGTATTTGTCCGACACACGGATACAGAGCGGGTGAGCAACCAGAGTGCACAGCATGCGGGGAATTGACGCTCGTTTACTCACGTATCGTCGGGTACTTCCGACCCACGAGGGATTGGAATCGGGGCAAGTCGAAGGAGTTTGTCCAACGAAAGGTATACAAGTATGAGACGGGACTGGAGGGCGTGAATGATGACAATGAGTTTCAAGACTTGGAGAAGCAAGTCGCTGCGATTCAAGATCTCCCCGTGGCTGGCTACATCAAGAGTACTCTGAGTGACTACCCAGGCAAGATGCAGGCTTCCATCATGTTCACCTCCCGCTGCAACCTCGCCTGCCCTTGGTGTCACAACGGCCCGTTAGTCCAGGGAGAGTGTGACGATGTTACCATTGTTGACATCTTCCGTCATATTACATCAACGTCTCACAAGTCACTCGTTGTTTCAGGCGGTGAACCGACAATCCACAAAGGCCTCCTCCCCTTCCTCAGAATCCTCAAAGCCGCAGGTATTAGCGTAAAGCTCGACTCAAACGGCACATCCCCCGACATTCTCAAGCAAGTCTTTTCCGAAAATCTCGTTGACTTTGCTGCGATGGACATCAAATGTGCTTTGGAGAATTACAAGCGCGTTACAGGTCGCAAGGTCAAGCCgaagcttcttgaagctAGCATTGACCTTATAAAGAACAGTGGAGTGCCGTATGAGTTCCGCACGACGGTTGTGCCGGAGCTagtcgatgttgaggatCTGTTTGAGGCGAAGAGATTGTCTGGGAAGAAGCTGACGATGCAGAGGTTTAGAAATGGTGAGACCTTGTTGGATGAAAAGTTTAGGACGTTTCAGGAGCATacagatgatgagtttgataAGTTGGTCAGCCAGGTTGCGTGATTGGGATACTTTATCTTTTTCATCAGATTTTGTTCTTGTATGAGTCGTAATGTCGATGAATGGTAGAAATGTCCAACCTAGAACCCAATGAATGCATTCTTCCCTCCACTCAGAGGTAAACTAATCAATCCAGCCTTCTTCCGAAACATATCCATCCACTGAGGATTATCAGCCCAGGTAGAATCCCACGAATTATCGGGACCGTAGATGATCTCGCTCATCTTTCTTTGAATCTGGCGATCTGACGGTACATGGCCTTGCGAAATCTCAGTAGATACATACTGTAACAACAGCCTCTGTACTTCCTGGTGAGAATGAGGAACCTCTGACTCTTTCAAGCGTTGCCCTGGGCTCGCTTCATTCGTGCTAAATGGGCTCAGAGCATACGTATCCACACGATGATCTACCCGCGAGGCAGAGAATGGCTCCATGGTTCGGCGCTGATCGCCAATCAAGAAGGCGGGCATATCGTTCTCCACGAGTTCTTCAATCTGTTGGTCGAAACCGCGGTCACCTTTCCATTCTCTCATGTCTGCACCTGCGCGAAAGTGTAAAGCAAGATGCTTCTGTCTCTCGGTCCAAGTGCCCAGTTGAGCATCACAAAATCCGCATCTGGATCTCACATCATCTATTGACGAAAGCCAGCTTTTCATGGAGTCGTTGAAGTTGCAGCCTTGATGAAAGAGTCGCAGATGTTGCCGCAAGTGATCCTTGCGGTGGAATAGTCGTGCGGATTCTGGTTGGGCAGCACAGGCTGAGTAGTTATGAAGCTCTGGATGTTCTGTCGAGGGATTGGGACAGTTGCAGAAGATACAGTACGAATTGCCATCTGGTTGCTGTATTGTTGGGCCATATCTTGAGCATCTGTATCCAAATTAGTATCTGTAGACCAGAAATGGCTGGACCTCGACTGACTTCCATTGCTCAAGAGTCAAGTGCATGGTTGTCTCATGTCTTTGCCAGTCATGCTTCGTTTTAAAAGCATCCGTGCAAAAGGTGCACTGGTATCGTCGCTTGGCagtttctctttctcttgtgGTGTTGATATTCTGACGTGTCTGCCTCCTTCTTCGTCTCAGTCGAGAAGCCGATGCAATCGGTGAAGTCAGTGATTCCACAGAGCCCACCGAGGAATCTGATGGTGCACCATAGTATCCGCTAGACGATAGCCATGAGACATCTTCAGCCAAAGTGTCACTGGATGGGAGATCCCCAGAAGCTGTGCAATCTATGGATTCCAAAGTTTCGATTGATAGGGGGTGCAACCCTGTCCGGGACGGGCCGTCGTCGGTAACATCGGCTTCTGTATTCGCCGTCCCGCTATTGAGCCCGTGATTGGTGTCCAGGACCTCGTCATGATGGTGTAGCCACGAGAGCCAGTCGTCCTCGTCAAGTAACGTATCGCCTCGTGGCGAGCCTGACGCGCTCATGTCTAACTCAATTTGCACAACGAGAGTTTGGGCCAAGGCGTGAGGAGGGGATCGGCATATCGGAGGTGGCAACCGAGTTTATCGCAGGCGTTGTCACAGGGCGCAAAATTAGCTCACGCCCTTCAAGATGACCCACTTCTGCAAGTGAAGGGAGCTACTGGACACGAAAGGGTTATGCCAACAACCGAGATAGGGTGCATTGTATTGGGTATTTATTATCCGCATCACAGTAGGCAGAAAGGAGTAGGTATCTATGTCTTACGCATTCTCATCATTTTCACCATGTCTGCACAAACCTCTACTCGTCCCAACGGCACAAATGGCTCTGCAGTTTCCGTGAAGGGACAGCTGGATGCGTCCAAGCTCAAGTTTGACTTGACAACAGCGCTGAAAGATGTCCCCAAGCCTGGATCCGCTGAGTTGTGGGAACAGAATGTCGCGACAGACCACATGGTCACCTGCCGCTGGACGGTACAGAACGGCTGGGAAGACCCGGTTATCAAGGCCTTCGGCGACTTGACTATTTCGCCTCTTGCATCTTGCCTTCACTACGCCACTCAGTGCTTCGAGGGCATGAAGGTTTACCGCGGTTATGATAATCGCGTTAGACTCTTCAGACCGGATCGAAATACAAAGCGCTTGGTTATGAGTGCAGAGAGAGTCTCACTACCAGGTTTTGATCCCGAACAGCTTGTCGAATTGATCAAAGCCTTGGTTCGCGTTGATGCGAAAAGTTAGTGTTTCTATCTGCAAATTATTCACTGCGAAACCTGGCTCACAAACGTGAATAGGATGGCTGCCAGAGCCCGGCAGCTTTCGGTACATCAGACCAGCTTTAATCGGAACTGGGCGCCAACTGGGTGTCCAAATCCCCAAAGAAGCCATCTTGATGGTCACGATGGTATGCTGGCCCGATTT
Above is a window of Fusarium oxysporum Fo47 chromosome XII, complete sequence DNA encoding:
- a CDS encoding anaerobic ribonucleoside-triphosphate reductase-domain-containing protein gives rise to the protein MSSNIGLVDEYLAKGTWKTAENANSTYSHQGLMQYVSNQIISQYWLEKIYTEEIRQYDHENRFHIHDLGFLSAYCSGWSIEDILLQGFGGVENKIQCRPAKHLNTALNQIVNFLFTLQGELAGAQALSSFDTYLAPFIRSDNLSYTDVFKYVQSFVYSLNVPTRSGFQAPFTNLSLDLICPKRLGDQCVIIGGELRTDWVYSDFQEEMDLLNKAFAEVMMQGDGNGNIFSFPIPTYNVSDGIDWESPRWQSIWEMTAKYGVPYFANFINSDLDPEDFRSMCCRLRLDLSKLHCRVGGQYGASPLTGSVGVVTINLPNLAYRSNGSKETFMAELTSTLRVAKDSLEIKRKLVDENSTLYPYAAHYLSATKHRTGSYWTNHFSTIGVNGMNEALVDLLGQGIGERKDFALEVLELIKDQLQEFQRETGNLYNLEASPAESTCYKFAKRDKELFPDKEIPTYYTNSTMLPVDTTEDLFEAMGHQEALQCSYTGGTVFHAFLGEQLPSWKLARDLIKTLTARFRIPYITLTPTFSICPTHGYRAGEQPECTACGELTLVYSRIVGYFRPTRDWNRGKSKEFVQRKVYKYETGLEGVNDDNEFQDLEKQVAAIQDLPVAGYIKSTLSDYPGKMQASIMFTSRCNLACPWCHNGPLVQGECDDVTIVDIFRHITSTSHKSLVVSGGEPTIHKGLLPFLRILKAAGISVKLDSNGTSPDILKQVFSENLVDFAAMDIKCALENYKRVTGRKVKPKLLEASIDLIKNSGVPYEFRTTVVPELVDVEDLFEAKRLSGKKLTMQRFRNGETLLDEKFRTFQEHTDDEFDKLVSQVA